A single Fusobacterium hominis DNA region contains:
- a CDS encoding DUF1846 domain-containing protein: MKIGFDHTKYLEEQSKYILERVNNYDKLYLEFGGKLLFDLHAKRVLPGFDENAKIKVLHKLKDKLEVIICVYAGDIERNKIRGDFGITYDMEVFRLIDDLRENELQVNSVVITRYNDQPATTLFINKLERRGIKVYKHRATKGYPTDIDIIVSDEGYGANPYIETTKPIVVVTAPGPGSGKLATCLSQLYHEYRRGNAAGYSKFETFPVWNVPLKHPLNIAYEAATVDLQDVNMIDPFHLEAYGETAVNYNRDVEAFPLLKRIIEKITGRESIYKSPTDMGVNRVGFGIIDDEVVREASKQEIIRRYFKTGCEYKKGYVDFDTFKRTRLIMDELGLREEDRKAVSYARKKLEQIKVDAPETVGASAIAFELPDGHIITGKASHLMDAASAAILNAIKYLANINDEIMLISPVILEPIMSLKDKTLQSKNVALNCEEILMALSICAATNPMAQVAMKNLGRLKGTQAHCTNILGKTDEQTLRKLGIDLTCDQVFPTENLYYNE; this comes from the coding sequence ATGAAAATAGGATTTGATCACACTAAGTACCTTGAAGAGCAATCTAAATATATTTTAGAGAGAGTCAATAATTATGACAAACTTTATTTGGAGTTTGGAGGAAAATTATTATTTGATTTACATGCTAAAAGGGTTTTACCTGGTTTTGACGAGAATGCTAAAATAAAAGTACTTCATAAATTAAAAGATAAACTAGAAGTAATTATTTGTGTTTATGCCGGGGATATAGAAAGAAATAAAATCAGAGGCGATTTTGGAATCACTTATGATATGGAAGTTTTTAGACTTATAGATGATTTAAGAGAAAATGAACTTCAAGTAAACAGTGTTGTTATTACAAGATACAATGATCAACCTGCAACAACCCTATTTATAAATAAACTTGAGCGTAGAGGAATAAAAGTTTATAAACATAGAGCGACAAAAGGTTATCCAACAGATATTGATATAATAGTAAGCGATGAAGGTTATGGAGCAAATCCATATATCGAAACAACAAAGCCAATAGTTGTTGTTACAGCACCAGGTCCAGGAAGTGGAAAGCTTGCAACTTGTTTAAGTCAACTATATCATGAATACAGAAGAGGAAACGCAGCTGGATATTCTAAATTTGAAACTTTCCCAGTTTGGAATGTACCATTAAAACATCCTTTAAATATAGCTTATGAAGCTGCAACAGTAGATTTACAAGATGTTAATATGATCGATCCATTCCATTTAGAAGCTTATGGAGAAACTGCTGTAAACTACAATAGAGACGTTGAAGCTTTTCCTTTATTAAAAAGAATAATTGAAAAGATAACTGGAAGAGAATCAATATATAAATCTCCAACAGATATGGGAGTTAATAGAGTAGGATTTGGAATAATAGATGATGAAGTAGTAAGAGAAGCATCAAAACAAGAGATAATAAGAAGATATTTTAAAACTGGTTGTGAATATAAAAAAGGTTATGTAGATTTTGATACATTTAAAAGAACTCGTTTAATAATGGACGAATTAGGATTGAGAGAAGAAGATAGAAAAGCTGTTTCTTATGCTAGAAAGAAACTAGAACAAATAAAAGTAGACGCACCAGAAACAGTAGGAGCATCAGCAATTGCTTTTGAATTACCAGATGGTCATATTATAACAGGAAAAGCATCTCACCTAATGGATGCAGCTTCAGCTGCAATTTTAAATGCTATAAAATATTTAGCTAATATCAATGATGAAATTATGTTAATTTCACCAGTTATACTAGAACCTATAATGTCATTAAAAGATAAAACATTACAAAGCAAAAATGTAGCTTTAAACTGTGAAGAGATATTAATGGCATTAAGTATATGTGCAGCTACAAATCCTATGGCACAAGTTGCAATGAAAAACTTAGGTAGATTAAAAGGAACTCAAGCACATTGCACAAATATTTTAGGAAAAACTGATGAACAAACTTTAAGAAAATTAGGAATAGATTTAACTTGTGATCAAGTATTTCCTACAGAAAACTTATATTATAATGAATAA